The Nostoc sp. 'Lobaria pulmonaria (5183) cyanobiont' DNA window CATAGGAATTCTGGCTTTAAAGTCATTTACCCTCTTTGTCATTATTGTGATTATAGGAATGCTACCTATATATTTAGGAACTCGACAGCTAAGGCGGATTCAATTATTAATACAAGACTTTTTAATTTCACAATCTCAGGTTAAAGATTGGCTAGATCGCTGGCAGCAAATCAATGGGTCAATTGTCAAAATTCTTCCTTCACCTAAGCAGGAAAATACACCAGTCACGGTTAATCCTGATGTGACTGCTTACAGTTTTGATAGATTAGTCGTTTGTGATAGTGCTAGTATTGCTCAACTATTAATCGCTAATAATTTTCACTTTGAAAATAACTGTGCAATTCTTAGCATTACTGGATATCCCCAAAGCATTTTTGACACCACAATGCAAATGCTTCGGCGCAATCCCGATTTGAAAGTCTATGCAATACATGATTGCAATCCACGAGGAATTGCTTTAGTTCATAATTTGAGAATCAATGCTAATTGGTTTCTCAATAGCGAGATTGTAATTATTGATATTGGACTAACGCCACGTCAAATTATCGCTACGAAGCGCGGAATGTTCATTCAATCCTCTCCAGAGTCGGCGCAAGCAACTAAACAATTGCCTGAAGAAGTACGTCAAAGCTTATCTGCTGAAGAATTAGCATGGTTAGAATCTGGAAAGTTTGTGGAATTAGAATCTTTCACTCCCCAAAGAATAATTAAAGTTCTGCAAAAGGGTATTGCTGGCAGTCAAAATTTAGAAAGTGATGATAGTAGCTTGCTTTTAGTCGGCGATACAGGAAATGATATGTACGTTGTTCAAAGTTTTGGTTAGTATTCTCATTTAAATTGTGGGGGCAATTCATGACTTGCTCCTACATGAATAAAGTGCAGTCTCACATAAGATTTGTTTAATTGATTTACAGATTAGATTTATTCAATTTGTTGGTTTAACCAAGCTTCTAAATCAGAAATAGCTGAAAAGTCTAACAAAGCCTCTCCTAACGCCTCCAATTGTTCAATAGATAATCCTTGAACTCGCTCAATAGTAGATGAATCAATCTCACCAAAACGGCGATTTAATTGACGTATAATTAAACGTTGTTCGCCTTGTTGTACAGCTTGCTCTCGGTCTTGTTGATAAAGTGGTTTTAATCGCATAATTAACTCCCGATCGTCTTCTTCTGAATTTTGATTAACTTGCAAGTTTTGTCGCAAGTTATAAAGTAATTCTAGCGTTGCTCTGCAAAATGGATGATTTGATGGTAGTGCTTCTAATTCATCTATGGCTTGTTTTTGTAATGTTCCTCGACCGAGAATTCTTAACCACAGGGTTTCTTGGGTGCGCGGTAACTGGTGAATTGCAACGATGGGTGTAGCAAGCTTTAAAAGTAAGGCATAATACGGTTTCCCAATTCTCAACTTTCAAAATATTTAGGAGATTAAACAATGGTTCAGGTTCGCTATGGTGGACAGAACGGCCAACAGTATGAATTTGCTATCAGTAACGAACACGTTGTAGTGCGTACCGAAAGCCGTAACACTATTGTTGGTGCAAGATCCTTTGAAGTCGCACCTGTATCACCCATAGCTCGTAATATCCTCAATCAATTTGAGTTAAAAACACGGTTTCGGCAAGCGGGTGTAGAAATTTTGCAAGCAAAAGTTCCGAATCAGGGTATCGCTTTGCGCGATCGCGCTCGTGAAATTCTCAACAATGAGTCTGAAGTCCAATTTGCCGGACGTGTCCTCATCGATCCAGTATCCCAACAACCTGTAGTCTACACTGAAAACCTTTTTGTTAAATTTGATAGCGAAGAAGAGTCAAGGGGCTGCCAAGAGGTTTTAAGACGTTACAACTTAATAATTAAACGCCAACTTGAATACGCACGAAATGCTTATTTTGTCAGTGCGCCCGCAAATACTGGTATAGCGGTTTTTGACATCGCCGAGAGACTTTTAAATGAGGAATCAGTTGAACTGTGCCATCCTGAATTAGCGCGTGAGTCACGCCAACGTCAGGTTTTCCCGCAGCAGTGGCACTTAAAGCAAACAACAATTAACGGTATAATAATTAATGCCCATGCTAACGTTGAAGCCGCTTGGAAGTTGAGCAATGGCACCGGGATGATTATTGCAATTATCGACGATGGTGTGGATCTCGATCATGAAGAGTTCCGTTCCTCTGGCAAGATTGTTACCCCGCGTGATGTCACACGTAAAACGAACAATCCCAGACCGGGAAATGATAATAACCACGGTACATCCTGTGCAGGAGTAGCTTGTGCAAACGGTAATTTTGGGGCATCTGGTGTAGCACCGGGGGCAAAACTCATGCCGATTCGTTTAGATTCAGCGCTGGGGTTGCAGGATGAAGCAGATGCTTTTATTTGGGCGGCTCAAAATGGTGCTGATGTTATTTCTTGTAGTTGGGGCCCAGCAGACGGTACTTGGTTTGAGCCAGACGATCCTGTACACAAGCAAAAAGTACCTTTGCCTGATTCCACACGACTTGCTATAGATTTTGCAATCAATAAAGGACGCAATGGCAAGGGTTGTGTAATTTTATTCGCAGCTGGCAATGGTAACGAAAGCGTCGATAACGACGGCTACGCCAGCTACCAAAAGGTGATTGCAGTGGCAGCTTGTAACGACTACGGCACGAGAAGCGCTTACAGTGACTTTGGTCAGGCGGTTTGGTGCGCCTTCCCCAGCAACAATGGTGACAGTTCTCAAACCACTGGAATTTGGACAACCGATCGCTCTGGTGTACTTGGCTATAATTCGGGTAATCGAAATCTGGGTGAGGCTTTAGGCAACTATACAAACGAATTTGGCGGAACTTCTAGTTCCTGTCCAGGTGCAGCAGGTGTAGCCGCCTTGATTCTTGCCAGAAACCCAAATCTGCGTTGGGATGAAGTACGAGATATTTTTAAACGTTCCTGCGATCGCATTGATTCATCTGGAGGTAAATATGATGCCAATGGTCGCAGCCCTTTCTACGGTTACGGTCGAATCAATGCTCTCAAAGCTGTAGAATTGGCCAAACCAGCGCAAACATCGCCCATTAGTATTTTCCAGGCAGTGCAAGATATCCCAATAAACGACTTGCAAACATCAACATTGTCGGTGGCGATCGCTAATACCACCCTCCTAAAATCCATCAAAGTTAATGTAGATATCGAGCATACTTATATTGGGGATCTTGTCGTTACTCTTCTTCCCCCAGTGCAAATAGGCATACTTCCCATAGTTCTGCACGATCGCCAGGGCGGAGCTACAGATAATATTAAAACAACTTATGACGAGGTAAACACCCTTAAACTTGCTGCTTTTAAAGGTAAAAGTCCCCAAGGAACCTGGACTCTGGAAGTTGCAGATAAAGCTGAGGCAGATACAGGAAAGATTCGCAGTTTGACCATTGAAATTGGATTTTAAGTAGGGGCGCACAGCTGTGCACATAGGTGTCAATTTAACGTGAAACGCGCTTGGTGACAACGTTTTGCCCTCACCCCCAGCCCCTCTCCCTTGGGGAGAGGGGAGCTAGACATTCAATTCCCCTTCTCCCAACATCGGAAAAGGGGAACTGGAGAATTGAACCCATTTGACATATTTGAGAACTACGAATTAAGCGCAAGGCTTGCAAGACAATCTGTTTTTCCAAGCTGGATTTGATGCATGATACTGTGATTGGCTTGTTCATCAATCGAGAAGAGTTTGGGGTTGCTGTTTAATACCCAGATCCCCTTGTCTAGAGCATTACCCTGCAATATAGTTAACTTAATGACACCTCAACGACATTTTGGGCAAAGCTTTTATAAGCATCGCCCATTTGTTTAGCCCTTGAGTCAGGAAAGACGTGAAAATCCCCAGCTTTCAGAGCTTTTATTATCCCGTCTGCCACAAGTGCAGGTGGCTCTGCAATCTCACTCAGTCCTGCCGCATCGCTCATATCCGTGGTAATCGGGCCAGGGTGAACACTTAGCACAAGCGTGCCCTGCTCACTCAATAGTTCTCGTAATACCTGCGTGATTGAATAGGCCGCAGCTTTTGAGGCAGAGTAAGTGGCAGAA harbors:
- a CDS encoding S8 family serine peptidase; its protein translation is MVQVRYGGQNGQQYEFAISNEHVVVRTESRNTIVGARSFEVAPVSPIARNILNQFELKTRFRQAGVEILQAKVPNQGIALRDRAREILNNESEVQFAGRVLIDPVSQQPVVYTENLFVKFDSEEESRGCQEVLRRYNLIIKRQLEYARNAYFVSAPANTGIAVFDIAERLLNEESVELCHPELARESRQRQVFPQQWHLKQTTINGIIINAHANVEAAWKLSNGTGMIIAIIDDGVDLDHEEFRSSGKIVTPRDVTRKTNNPRPGNDNNHGTSCAGVACANGNFGASGVAPGAKLMPIRLDSALGLQDEADAFIWAAQNGADVISCSWGPADGTWFEPDDPVHKQKVPLPDSTRLAIDFAINKGRNGKGCVILFAAGNGNESVDNDGYASYQKVIAVAACNDYGTRSAYSDFGQAVWCAFPSNNGDSSQTTGIWTTDRSGVLGYNSGNRNLGEALGNYTNEFGGTSSSCPGAAGVAALILARNPNLRWDEVRDIFKRSCDRIDSSGGKYDANGRSPFYGYGRINALKAVELAKPAQTSPISIFQAVQDIPINDLQTSTLSVAIANTTLLKSIKVNVDIEHTYIGDLVVTLLPPVQIGILPIVLHDRQGGATDNIKTTYDEVNTLKLAAFKGKSPQGTWTLEVADKAEADTGKIRSLTIEIGF